One Leptospira wolbachii serovar Codice str. CDC genomic region harbors:
- a CDS encoding transketolase family protein, with translation MGAPSQSTADKKATRDAYGEALVELGASRQDVVVLDADLSGSTKTADFKKKYPERFFNVGVAEQNLVGHAAGLALSGFVPFASSFAMFLSGRAWEVVRNSVVYPQVNVKLVASHGGITVGEDGASHQCIEDFAIMRVIPEMTVICPSDFNETKQVIHAIADFKGPVYVRVGRPAIPVIERENYKFQIGKAEVISEGKDVCIIANGVMVNEAMIAVGLLKEKGINASLLNMATIKPLDKEAIIAKAKECGAIVTCEEHNVIGGLGSAVSELLSEEYPVPVIKVGMKDTFGKSGTWSGLLDYFGLRAKDVVSHAEIAISKKKK, from the coding sequence ATGGGAGCACCTAGCCAATCCACTGCGGACAAAAAAGCAACAAGAGATGCATACGGCGAAGCCTTAGTTGAGTTAGGTGCATCCAGACAAGACGTCGTAGTTTTAGATGCGGATCTTTCTGGTTCCACTAAAACTGCAGATTTTAAGAAAAAATACCCTGAACGTTTTTTTAACGTTGGAGTCGCTGAACAAAACTTAGTCGGTCATGCGGCAGGTCTTGCTCTTTCCGGATTTGTACCTTTTGCTTCCAGTTTTGCTATGTTTTTATCCGGGCGAGCTTGGGAAGTGGTTCGCAATAGTGTTGTTTATCCACAGGTAAATGTTAAACTCGTTGCTTCTCACGGTGGAATCACAGTGGGAGAAGACGGTGCTTCTCACCAATGTATTGAAGACTTTGCAATTATGAGAGTCATTCCTGAAATGACAGTGATTTGTCCTTCTGATTTTAACGAAACCAAACAAGTCATTCATGCAATTGCAGACTTTAAAGGTCCTGTTTACGTAAGAGTAGGCCGTCCGGCAATCCCTGTGATTGAACGAGAAAACTACAAATTCCAAATTGGAAAAGCAGAAGTCATCTCGGAAGGAAAAGATGTTTGTATCATCGCCAATGGTGTGATGGTAAACGAAGCCATGATTGCTGTGGGTCTTCTCAAAGAAAAAGGAATTAATGCAAGCCTTCTCAATATGGCTACCATCAAACCTTTGGATAAAGAAGCCATCATCGCCAAAGCAAAAGAATGTGGGGCCATTGTCACTTGTGAAGAACACAATGTCATTGGTGGTCTTGGTTCTGCTGTATCAGAACTTCTTTCCGAAGAGTATCCCGTTCCTGTCATCAAAGTGGGAATGAAAGATACATTTGGTAAATCGGGAACTTGGAGTGGTCTACTCGACTACTTCGGTCTCCGTGCCAAAGATGTAGTTTCCCACGCAGAAATCGCCATTTCCAAAAAGAAAAAATAA
- a CDS encoding glycogen-binding domain-containing protein, which translates to MMKSKSILIALFLLFFTGIGIFAEDGMDWIGSFSSKELEMSDETEDQDTVYYLWQLESLKKNIAPRYIRYLDVESYVSSGKLIHRGILFTYNGLRDESVEICGSFNNWECSDMKRNQYGIYYTVVEPTQITDTYEEDPVYEYKFRVNGLLTYDPENFDKLEDGSGSYFSRFILEGKDTDRQTKTMVLEDSANEERDLRTVKFQIYLPNAEVVRVVGSFNDWNPEHDFLKKDRKGVFTLEKKLLPGEYHYQFIVDGDYMLDTYNPTTHIKVDTNESVSSLLVPERNYALERKM; encoded by the coding sequence ATGATGAAATCCAAATCCATCCTTATCGCCCTATTTTTACTCTTTTTCACAGGAATCGGAATCTTTGCCGAGGATGGAATGGATTGGATTGGAAGTTTTTCCTCGAAAGAACTAGAGATGTCCGATGAAACAGAAGACCAAGATACAGTCTATTACCTCTGGCAACTAGAAAGTCTCAAAAAAAATATTGCTCCACGTTACATTCGTTATCTCGATGTGGAATCTTACGTATCCTCTGGCAAACTAATACACAGAGGAATTCTTTTTACCTACAATGGACTCCGGGATGAATCTGTAGAAATCTGCGGAAGTTTCAACAATTGGGAATGTTCCGATATGAAGCGAAATCAATATGGTATCTATTATACCGTGGTGGAACCCACTCAAATCACTGATACTTACGAAGAAGATCCAGTGTATGAATACAAGTTCCGAGTGAATGGACTTCTCACTTATGATCCAGAAAACTTTGACAAGTTGGAAGATGGCTCTGGATCTTACTTCTCTCGTTTTATTTTAGAAGGAAAAGATACTGACCGCCAAACAAAAACTATGGTGCTCGAAGATTCTGCAAACGAAGAACGTGACTTACGGACGGTTAAGTTCCAAATCTATTTACCAAATGCAGAGGTGGTTCGTGTTGTGGGAAGTTTTAATGATTGGAACCCAGAACATGATTTTTTGAAAAAAGATAGAAAGGGAGTTTTTACTCTCGAAAAGAAACTACTCCCGGGTGAATACCATTACCAATTCATTGTGGATGGGGATTATATGTTGGATACTTACAATCCAACAACTCATATCAAAGTGGATACCAATGAATCCGTTTCATCACTACTCGTACCAGAACGGAATTATGCTTTAGAACGTAAGATGTGA
- a CDS encoding ATP-dependent Clp protease adaptor ClpS — protein sequence MTGAGVSQPSILEETEVRPRRNDGPWKVVLWDDDFHTYEYVIEMLMDVCQMPWEKAFQHAVEVDTKKKTIVFSGELEHAEFVHERILNYGPDPRMSSSKGSMTATLEQ from the coding sequence ATGACCGGTGCCGGAGTTTCCCAACCATCCATCTTAGAAGAAACCGAAGTGAGGCCACGTCGTAATGACGGGCCTTGGAAGGTTGTACTTTGGGATGATGACTTTCACACTTACGAATATGTCATTGAGATGTTGATGGATGTCTGCCAAATGCCTTGGGAAAAGGCCTTCCAACATGCCGTTGAAGTCGATACAAAAAAGAAAACCATAGTTTTTTCAGGGGAATTAGAACACGCCGAGTTTGTCCACGAACGGATCTTAAACTACGGCCCAGACCCTCGGATGAGTTCCTCGAAAGGATCCATGACGGCCACACTAGAACAGTAA